The DNA segment GGAAACGTCCCCAGGGCGACAATTGTTCCGCCCCGTCGACGACCAGCACCCCGCCGGGCGAAACCGTCGCCTGCACCTCGCCCACCGCACGATCATTCGCCAACACGCTGGAAACGCCTCGAAGCGGCGGACGATCTGGATCACCGGTCAACTGGATCCATTTCCCGCCGGGAAATTCGGCCTGCAGGGATTCCGCGATCCCATGCAGCAAGGTTGATTTGCCGGACCCGTGGTTCCCAACAATCAAGCCGAGTCGATGTTGCCTCAGACCCGATAGGATCGAAGCAATCGGCTGGTCCGAGTCGTTCCCGTTTGGATCAAAGTGATACGGGATCGCACCCGGTCGCGTGTGGCGACTGGCAAACGGATTGGTGCGTGGAGACGGCGGGTGAAAATCATGGGACATCATGCACATGATAGCGATGGCATCGTGTGCAGTGATCCCCCGCGGCGGACTTGGTGTGGCAACTGGCGCAGTTGGCTTTGGTCA comes from the Rhodopirellula islandica genome and includes:
- a CDS encoding ATP-binding protein, yielding MMSHDFHPPSPRTNPFASRHTRPGAIPYHFDPNGNDSDQPIASILSGLRQHRLGLIVGNHGSGKSTLLHGIAESLQAEFPGGKWIQLTGDPDRPPLRGVSSVLANDRAVGEVQATVSPGGVLVVDGAEQLSPWGRFHLRRRARRAGHACLVTAHRDLRGFHVLHRTRVTAKLIEDLLHELLRDHPEAREKLKRASEGGLPEMLDDVTDVRELWSRLYDVVGLPAEKSESGCSSNRLDALPENCPDH